Proteins from a single region of Desulforegula conservatrix Mb1Pa:
- a CDS encoding helix-turn-helix domain-containing protein — protein MAHITFLALPYCSMSGIVFSIDAFSIANRYASPMQSPGKAASSQFTWDVVTIDGRPVEGEGRVMIQPHCPIQDIRKTDLIFIPGFLSPFDFRGKLPYGLSDWLWGWHRKNALIAPPAPELSF, from the coding sequence ATGGCGCATATTACTTTTTTAGCACTGCCATACTGCTCCATGTCCGGAATCGTCTTTTCAATAGACGCCTTTTCCATAGCGAATAGGTACGCAAGCCCAATGCAGTCTCCGGGAAAAGCGGCCTCAAGCCAGTTCACCTGGGATGTGGTTACAATAGATGGACGGCCTGTTGAAGGCGAAGGACGGGTTATGATTCAGCCCCACTGCCCGATTCAGGATATCAGAAAAACCGATCTTATCTTTATTCCCGGATTTCTGTCTCCCTTCGATTTCAGGGGTAAACTGCCGTACGGCCTTTCAGACTGGCTCTGGGGCTGGCACAGAAAAAATGCCCTTATTGCGCCTCCTGCACCGGAACTTTCCTTTTAG